The Planococcus donghaensis genome contains a region encoding:
- a CDS encoding DUF6241 domain-containing protein has translation MKSVLKTSAITIGVLALLVVGGYYFFTQGSSTGGNITKVAEEIEENDNKAVAAEKEDEQADSNDLKMSEGELQVYMHQMTHQKIAASKKKGAVEMTPEHIEGLLTIVNAYAGDYKHSDFYLATLEKWKEGDFSNTVNVHNTIWDWHGGTVGRATGFMTPEQEQGFVERKFR, from the coding sequence ATGAAATCGGTACTCAAAACGAGCGCAATCACGATTGGTGTATTGGCACTACTAGTTGTAGGTGGCTATTATTTTTTCACGCAAGGTTCTTCAACAGGCGGTAACATAACAAAGGTAGCCGAAGAAATTGAGGAAAACGACAACAAAGCAGTTGCCGCAGAAAAAGAGGACGAACAAGCCGACAGTAACGACCTCAAAATGAGCGAAGGCGAACTGCAAGTTTATATGCACCAAATGACACACCAAAAAATCGCCGCCAGTAAAAAGAAAGGCGCAGTTGAAATGACCCCTGAGCATATCGAGGGGTTACTCACCATAGTGAACGCTTATGCTGGTGACTACAAACACAGCGATTTTTACTTAGCTACATTGGAGAAATGGAAAGAAGGCGACTTTTCTAACACCGTTAATGTTCACAACACCATTTGGGATTGGCACGGAGGCACTGTCGGGAGAGCGACAGGATTTATGACACCTGAGCAAGAGCAAGGTTTTGTGGAGAGAAAGTTTAGGTAG
- a CDS encoding VanZ family protein, with the protein MKAKYIPVIFWGLCILLATNNYNFQALLFAHDINFNIRLFPNLSDLFITTDIHLGSRLYVFQKTGHALSFGILFLILARTIGNKTKAIILCSLFAFFTEFLQLFFERTGRISDAIIDIGGVYLAYRLSIYVKEQGGIIQTFWKTVQKIAGALTNEKLH; encoded by the coding sequence TTGAAAGCAAAATACATACCGGTCATTTTCTGGGGGCTGTGCATTTTACTAGCCACCAATAACTACAATTTCCAAGCTTTATTATTCGCACATGATATCAATTTTAACATTCGCTTGTTCCCCAACTTATCTGACCTATTCATCACCACAGATATTCATCTCGGCAGTAGACTTTATGTTTTCCAAAAAACCGGTCACGCCTTATCTTTTGGCATTCTTTTTCTCATACTAGCTCGAACGATTGGCAATAAAACCAAGGCCATCATTTTGTGTAGCCTGTTTGCGTTTTTCACAGAATTTCTTCAATTGTTTTTCGAACGAACTGGAAGAATTTCCGACGCGATTATTGATATCGGTGGCGTTTACTTAGCTTATCGATTGAGCATTTACGTAAAAGAACAAGGTGGCATCATCCAAACCTTTTGGAAAACGGTACAGAAAATAGCCGGTGCACTGACAAATGAAAAGCTGCACTAA
- a CDS encoding putative quinol monooxygenase, giving the protein MIINYSHLEVKPGHEEEFLEACKPVLQAARANKGNISYNLMKVFGEENLYKVVGFWKDAEVYDDHLASDYITEYVEKSANFLSAPITKKVVRGEYR; this is encoded by the coding sequence ATGATTATTAATTACTCACACTTAGAAGTAAAACCGGGTCATGAGGAAGAATTTTTAGAAGCCTGCAAACCTGTACTTCAAGCAGCCAGAGCAAACAAAGGAAATATTAGTTACAACTTAATGAAGGTGTTTGGCGAAGAAAACCTGTACAAAGTCGTTGGATTTTGGAAAGATGCAGAAGTCTATGACGACCATCTTGCGAGTGATTATATAACCGAATATGTTGAGAAGTCGGCAAATTTCTTAAGTGCACCAATAACGAAAAAAGTCGTACGTGGTGAATATCGCTAA
- a CDS encoding type II toxin-antitoxin system SpoIISA family toxin — translation MLTTAFIVFVWLLFIGLVVYITWNWIEEVSNNVMIHIRKTWFGIYILGALIYWSTDPISIFRDWNNYLIVAIIFFAVDAFIFLGLYLKKAGDYELETLPKDLTKLSDKLTDYRQKVTSIHEILLGEAIIGYYTNEESYFENLKKAIQLYANSEKLTVEFLYYSNLEDREIVEKRYNKYDFLEIDAHLQAKETYYSKDTKLVLFPVEFQDKLLIIEIRSIKAVNEVDVLLIDVLLNMYVLGTELDEGGEQDEEYFG, via the coding sequence ATGTTAACTACGGCGTTTATCGTATTTGTTTGGTTGCTTTTTATTGGATTAGTTGTCTATATCACATGGAATTGGATAGAAGAAGTTAGCAACAATGTGATGATTCATATTCGCAAAACGTGGTTTGGGATTTACATTCTTGGGGCTTTAATCTACTGGAGCACTGATCCTATCAGCATATTTAGAGATTGGAATAATTATTTAATAGTCGCCATTATCTTTTTTGCAGTAGACGCATTTATTTTCTTAGGTTTGTACTTAAAAAAAGCAGGAGACTATGAGCTGGAAACACTGCCTAAAGACTTGACCAAACTCAGCGATAAACTAACAGATTATCGCCAAAAAGTAACGAGTATTCACGAAATATTGCTTGGAGAAGCCATTATTGGGTATTATACGAATGAAGAAAGTTATTTTGAAAACTTGAAAAAAGCAATCCAATTATATGCAAACTCTGAAAAGTTAACGGTAGAATTTCTGTATTATAGCAATTTAGAAGATCGAGAAATTGTGGAAAAAAGATATAATAAATATGATTTTTTAGAAATTGATGCACATCTTCAAGCCAAAGAAACGTATTACAGTAAAGATACTAAATTGGTATTATTTCCTGTAGAGTTCCAAGATAAGTTGTTGATTATCGAAATTAGGTCTATTAAAGCGGTCAATGAAGTTGATGTTCTGCTGATTGATGTTTTGCTAAATATGTACGTACTTGGTACAGAATTAGATGAAGGAGGCGAACAAGATGAGGAATACTTTGGCTGA
- a CDS encoding MarR family winged helix-turn-helix transcriptional regulator: protein MACSFSKQEQILQLFKGLTNQISPKFERCTGISASRYELLYQLYNTDEINQSTLQKAVNIDSAAVTRHLKQLEADGMVTRKRSPADNRVIFVSLTTEGREKIIGYRQENMGFVNQMLHDFTPEEIEQLSDMLSRMQNNISEY, encoded by the coding sequence ATGGCATGTTCATTTTCAAAACAAGAGCAAATCTTGCAATTGTTCAAAGGACTGACCAACCAAATCAGCCCGAAATTTGAACGTTGTACAGGCATTAGTGCATCGCGCTATGAATTGCTTTACCAACTTTACAACACCGATGAAATCAACCAATCGACGCTTCAAAAAGCCGTCAATATTGATAGCGCGGCTGTTACTCGCCACCTGAAACAACTGGAGGCAGACGGCATGGTCACGAGAAAAAGAAGCCCTGCCGACAACCGCGTCATTTTTGTCAGCTTAACCACTGAAGGTCGCGAAAAAATTATCGGCTATCGTCAAGAAAACATGGGCTTTGTCAATCAAATGCTTCATGACTTCACACCGGAAGAAATTGAGCAGCTGTCTGACATGCTAAGCCGCATGCAAAATAATATCAGCGAGTACTAA
- a CDS encoding nitroreductase family protein — protein sequence MQTTQTFQKTNDFNDIMNNRRSIKQYDPTVKISREEMSQIIEQASTAPSSINMQPWRFVVIDTEEGKEKIAPLASFNLEKVMSASAVIAIFADLKNIEYGEEIYGKAVELGYMPADVMRAQLDYFKPAYENAPYDTMKDIIMLDTGLVSMQLMLVARAHGYGTNPIGGYDKENIAEVLDLDKDRYVPVMLLTIGKALNDGFQSYRLPVETTTQWK from the coding sequence ATGCAAACTACACAAACTTTCCAAAAAACAAACGATTTTAACGACATCATGAATAACCGTCGTTCAATCAAACAATACGACCCAACGGTGAAAATCAGTCGCGAAGAAATGAGCCAAATTATTGAGCAAGCTTCAACAGCGCCATCTTCTATTAACATGCAGCCTTGGCGTTTCGTCGTGATCGACACGGAAGAAGGAAAAGAAAAAATCGCACCGCTTGCTTCATTCAACTTAGAAAAAGTCATGAGCGCATCGGCAGTTATTGCTATTTTTGCGGATCTTAAAAACATCGAATACGGCGAAGAAATTTACGGAAAAGCTGTAGAACTTGGCTACATGCCTGCAGACGTGATGCGCGCGCAGCTTGATTATTTCAAACCGGCTTATGAAAATGCACCGTACGATACAATGAAAGACATTATTATGTTAGATACAGGTCTTGTCTCTATGCAATTAATGCTTGTTGCGCGTGCTCATGGATATGGCACGAACCCAATTGGCGGTTATGATAAAGAAAATATCGCAGAAGTGTTAGACTTAGATAAAGATCGTTATGTTCCGGTTATGTTACTGACAATCGGGAAAGCATTAAATGATGGCTTCCAGTCATACCGTTTGCCTGTTGAAACCACTACGCAATGGAAATAA
- a CDS encoding CHRD domain-containing protein, whose translation MKKRMALPLVSILAVTGFAGSVFAAHEGQEFMAELTPEQETAEVESDATGDASIMFSEDGMSLEFTVNAEGLTNALAGHLHSGAPGENGPVEIALFNNEEATDYDGEVASGTLSEADLAGEMSWEDFTKAMVAGDIYVNLHTEQYPDGELRGQVEMAEEGDEMPTTASNGPLYTMIGVLMALMGGLLLVGRNQKKAA comes from the coding sequence ATGAAAAAACGCATGGCTTTACCACTCGTTTCAATTTTGGCCGTTACAGGATTTGCCGGATCAGTTTTTGCTGCTCATGAAGGACAAGAGTTTATGGCGGAGTTGACACCGGAACAGGAAACAGCAGAAGTTGAAAGTGATGCAACAGGTGATGCAAGTATCATGTTTAGTGAAGATGGCATGTCGCTCGAATTCACGGTCAATGCCGAAGGATTGACCAATGCACTTGCAGGGCACTTGCACAGTGGCGCTCCTGGGGAAAACGGACCTGTTGAAATAGCCTTGTTCAACAACGAGGAAGCTACAGATTACGATGGCGAAGTAGCCTCGGGCACATTAAGTGAAGCCGACCTTGCCGGAGAAATGTCATGGGAAGATTTCACAAAAGCGATGGTGGCTGGTGATATCTATGTAAACCTTCATACAGAACAGTATCCTGACGGTGAACTTCGCGGGCAAGTAGAAATGGCCGAAGAAGGCGATGAAATGCCAACGACCGCTTCTAACGGACCACTTTACACGATGATTGGTGTGCTGATGGCGTTGATGGGCGGACTATTGCTAGTCGGCAGAAATCAGAAGAAAGCTGCATAG
- a CDS encoding putative quinol monooxygenase yields MIFLYTHMQVKPDQERAFLEVSNSILQKVRKEEGNIMCDFLKSTEQEYTYKVVGIWKDAEAYKAHFPREELQEDHDKVLTLLSSPMKAEVFSGDSVELE; encoded by the coding sequence ATGATCTTTCTTTACACACACATGCAAGTAAAACCCGACCAAGAAAGAGCATTTTTGGAAGTAAGCAACAGCATTCTTCAGAAAGTAAGAAAAGAAGAGGGCAATATCATGTGCGATTTTCTGAAGTCTACAGAGCAGGAATACACTTATAAAGTAGTTGGAATTTGGAAAGATGCAGAAGCCTATAAAGCTCACTTTCCAAGAGAAGAATTGCAAGAAGATCACGATAAAGTATTAACGCTCTTATCTTCACCAATGAAAGCAGAAGTGTTTAGTGGTGACAGCGTCGAGCTAGAGTGA
- a CDS encoding LA2681 family HEPN domain-containing protein, whose protein sequence is MSTLQEIAQSDDYGQFELKEVYQAAQLLLQEFQKTRTAPEKLVEIIEHLKKRLEGQAAYPLAILLESSKLGVEHQLQKDWNSPMKQRQLFLFESLYAQFRGKVPPTIWNQICLNYAEALIYVGRSLDGLNVLEQMTEAENDPSYERLDAERGWGLLFYSTFLRDKDAKGEALHLSRDLLRDGIEKITNANGRALYADRLKLAVKMLEEIGSIDLTGSYKPNFFEGRERDYRDWCAKHRLLLNDNNEVDPDGTMKIDTLNYRHVGGDKEYGRYLETFMDSIVSEFTGLRWNLFEALEQEPSAERNEQLKTVYRQTYTLFSKIAQFVSQYYKLEMTNPRAGLQRMWFEEEDPKKPLKPFIKDSKNGALKALFWLSKELFGYEQSAVQNVATVRSLLIRDQLERSFVQVITKKEEIAETGELRKHQMTQIELERLSQTTLFKARNALMYVGFAIGLEKK, encoded by the coding sequence ATGTCGACATTACAAGAGATTGCCCAATCAGACGATTACGGGCAGTTTGAGTTGAAAGAAGTTTACCAAGCTGCACAATTATTGCTGCAGGAGTTCCAAAAAACGCGTACTGCGCCGGAAAAACTAGTAGAAATCATTGAACACTTAAAAAAACGTCTCGAAGGTCAGGCTGCTTACCCGCTCGCGATTTTACTTGAGAGCAGCAAGCTCGGCGTCGAGCACCAGTTGCAAAAAGACTGGAACAGCCCGATGAAACAACGCCAGCTGTTTCTATTCGAAAGCTTATATGCACAGTTCCGCGGCAAAGTGCCGCCTACTATATGGAACCAAATTTGCTTGAACTATGCGGAAGCTTTGATTTACGTAGGTCGCTCACTTGATGGCCTTAACGTTTTAGAGCAAATGACTGAAGCGGAAAATGATCCGTCGTACGAACGTTTAGACGCTGAACGCGGATGGGGATTGTTGTTTTATTCGACATTCCTGCGTGATAAAGATGCAAAAGGCGAGGCACTTCATTTGTCGCGTGATTTGCTGCGTGACGGGATTGAAAAAATCACCAACGCCAATGGACGCGCGTTGTATGCAGACCGCTTGAAACTGGCTGTTAAAATGCTCGAGGAAATTGGATCAATTGATTTGACTGGCAGCTACAAGCCGAACTTTTTCGAAGGCCGCGAGCGCGATTACCGCGACTGGTGCGCGAAGCATCGTTTATTGCTTAATGACAACAACGAAGTTGATCCTGATGGTACGATGAAAATTGATACGCTTAACTATCGCCACGTAGGTGGAGATAAAGAATACGGGCGATACCTTGAAACATTTATGGACAGCATCGTTTCTGAATTTACGGGACTGCGTTGGAATCTTTTCGAAGCACTTGAGCAAGAGCCGAGCGCTGAGCGCAACGAACAACTTAAGACCGTTTACCGACAGACGTATACTTTGTTTTCAAAAATTGCGCAGTTTGTTAGCCAATACTACAAACTCGAAATGACCAATCCACGTGCCGGCTTGCAGCGTATGTGGTTCGAAGAAGAAGATCCGAAAAAACCGCTCAAGCCGTTTATTAAAGACAGCAAAAACGGCGCATTAAAAGCATTGTTCTGGCTGTCCAAAGAACTCTTTGGCTATGAGCAATCTGCGGTGCAAAACGTTGCGACGGTTCGTTCACTCTTGATACGCGATCAACTCGAACGAAGCTTTGTTCAAGTGATTACGAAAAAAGAAGAAATCGCTGAAACTGGTGAACTGCGTAAGCATCAAATGACGCAAATCGAACTTGAACGTTTGTCGCAGACGACTTTATTTAAAGCGCGTAATGCGTTGATGTATGTAGGATTTGCGATTGGGTTGGAGAAAAAATAA
- a CDS encoding putative quinol monooxygenase: MMIIHANLQVLPAQEQAFLEAAKTVIEGSRQEAGNISYDLKKSTDQEQHYTMVEVWKDAEAIQAHNTSEHFQAFVQQAPTFMAAPMDLNVYSAETVKM; this comes from the coding sequence ATGATGATTATTCACGCAAACTTGCAAGTACTACCAGCTCAAGAACAAGCATTTCTAGAAGCAGCTAAAACAGTTATCGAAGGATCACGTCAAGAAGCAGGCAACATCAGCTACGACTTGAAAAAATCTACAGATCAAGAACAACATTACACAATGGTTGAAGTGTGGAAAGACGCTGAAGCAATCCAAGCACATAACACGAGCGAACATTTCCAAGCGTTTGTTCAACAAGCACCAACATTCATGGCTGCACCAATGGACTTAAACGTTTATAGCGCAGAAACTGTAAAAATGTAA
- a CDS encoding tetratricopeptide repeat protein, with protein MKANEIQTAQQAVDTIRQLWAARSIRGLRKFIGELQTEEDFLRLMKLTDQADLYTYGHLLATQAHKRFGTLRTFTWQCGRLLETGRSLEAEEQMMNRLHGIESGNDSTEELAAAHQLLLRVFAQLTRLPEAKTQLEQYKAQKGFLWPDLEGFYFIYSGEWQAAEKVLKDALSDEVTERSPQVRILYADVLAMTGRQTESLGVLEKGQELEPDSWTFRADIIRTLFFLGHYEKALAQMTHYNEENPYHVHHKAWSYMAAECLYKLERWEDLQAWVNSHHKLLEKTVYGKGEIRRDAKRKELKLTPNVQKLNYCVPASLSLMLEAYDMKKGQDEIAEHVFDVTGSDLQMTMTYMESLGFTARYFKGKLDVYKQLLDAGIPVLLSMMIENNAHVQVVIGYDDSLQALIVQDPNDLGPHLLAYDDMKDTYKLTDSLSMVFLLPEQQSFLSLLANKEHLYFSQLFEIWAAEEKVGEKGRSIDFLEAHPEERYGAMIGLVTRFSERAKALHSTWLEKLYKDLGKDDAEVALLAAHMHYRKEETEQALKCLEGVKEKNSPYALFLKAAIYMSQSEHEKAVPFLKRSIELDHYQPMAYSHLARCYLEIGKTYQAFKWSSIALEQEPTDVFARITHSLIQYESGAYEQALTRFRELSQEHPEDGYFIYEIGRCLLALGQEKEAIASLEQAKEIDLKEPFAYLRIAEIHMEAKDWARADNIIREGIDHCEKTDVLHSYLGHIAMEQEQFAEAETEYRKSLELDPTDLFTVTNIAHALLKQEKHDELNKLVMQYKETGDTFYFNRTAAMLWQESEDDLAKTLAIDLLEAGMERDTLNLHDIAEQYAEFGEAPQFRSRMFDRFKRFRETTLDSQLLCYEGGLYELEDHQRFAKTLYEKAVEIDGFYLAHYLLGRLAEQTEKWHEALAHYTKCVKADSRFMAAHEGLMRSYLALEDQDRAFKAALFVLENEPLSLDLQELFELVDNDAKQLAIGRVLEKVSVQVLEEWLLSAKAQLAEKRGKVAEAENLLLQAQALNGALPSRYQYMQFCVRQGDLKRALVLLEELIEEHPEEEGFYAEYVQVLAKMRKTGDIQRRLKKRLKGEELAMAETYSADQLVVLLDTEEEESTNFFGRLRDKSRRFLLVSNIIDLYTDAAKKSKDSEIPVLHLAEFYLERDGADDAVEELEPFVKRTGNFDAAKLLLQATFQEANNKQSPKLLTKAIKQAQELHKQKPVDIDLVLWQGDMAAIEEDIAKAEAFYEQAIAMNPYRSDSYVRLMHLLADHRKVQPEQFESRIPEELRLNEWIGLTLAIMSINTGDSASAMTRLRALQDAVPEYLPASYELARATMVANKPIQAKKLLTELFEKDGGELFIEAAVEEELFEEILDDVLTVGV; from the coding sequence ATGAAAGCAAACGAGATACAGACAGCGCAGCAAGCAGTAGACACAATCCGTCAGTTATGGGCGGCACGTTCCATTCGGGGATTACGCAAATTTATCGGGGAACTCCAAACAGAAGAAGATTTTTTGCGCTTGATGAAACTAACCGATCAAGCAGATTTATATACGTACGGCCATTTGCTCGCAACACAAGCGCATAAACGCTTTGGCACGTTGAGAACATTTACGTGGCAATGTGGACGATTGCTTGAAACAGGGCGCAGCTTAGAAGCAGAAGAACAAATGATGAACAGGTTGCACGGCATCGAATCTGGCAATGACTCAACAGAAGAACTCGCCGCGGCACATCAGTTGTTGTTACGCGTATTTGCTCAGTTAACCCGGTTACCAGAAGCCAAAACGCAACTTGAACAGTACAAAGCGCAAAAAGGTTTCCTTTGGCCAGATCTTGAAGGCTTTTATTTTATTTATAGCGGAGAATGGCAAGCGGCAGAAAAGGTGTTAAAAGACGCGTTGAGCGACGAGGTTACTGAGCGGAGTCCACAAGTGCGCATATTGTATGCAGATGTATTGGCGATGACCGGTCGACAAACAGAATCTTTAGGCGTTCTGGAAAAAGGGCAAGAGCTAGAACCCGACTCTTGGACATTCCGTGCAGATATTATTCGGACGCTGTTTTTCCTTGGGCATTACGAAAAAGCACTTGCCCAAATGACACATTATAATGAAGAAAACCCGTACCATGTTCATCACAAAGCGTGGTCATATATGGCAGCAGAATGCTTGTACAAGCTAGAGCGGTGGGAAGACCTGCAAGCATGGGTAAACAGTCATCATAAATTGCTAGAAAAAACCGTTTACGGAAAAGGAGAGATTCGCCGGGATGCCAAGCGCAAAGAACTCAAGTTAACGCCAAATGTTCAAAAGCTCAATTATTGTGTACCGGCGTCTTTATCGCTGATGCTTGAAGCTTACGATATGAAAAAAGGGCAAGACGAAATAGCGGAACACGTCTTTGATGTGACAGGGTCAGATTTGCAAATGACGATGACGTATATGGAGTCACTCGGATTTACGGCGCGTTATTTTAAAGGCAAGCTTGATGTCTATAAGCAATTGCTCGATGCAGGAATCCCGGTATTGCTCAGCATGATGATTGAAAACAATGCGCACGTGCAAGTTGTTATTGGCTATGATGACAGTTTGCAAGCGTTGATCGTGCAAGATCCGAATGATTTAGGGCCGCATTTATTGGCTTATGACGACATGAAAGATACGTATAAATTAACGGATTCTTTGAGTATGGTGTTTTTATTGCCCGAGCAGCAATCGTTTTTAAGTTTGCTTGCCAATAAAGAACATCTCTATTTCTCGCAGTTGTTTGAAATTTGGGCTGCGGAAGAAAAAGTCGGCGAAAAAGGGCGCTCGATCGATTTTCTTGAAGCTCATCCAGAGGAACGATACGGAGCAATGATTGGATTGGTTACGCGCTTTTCAGAAAGAGCCAAAGCGCTTCATTCGACTTGGCTTGAAAAGCTATATAAAGACCTCGGGAAAGACGATGCGGAAGTGGCGCTGTTAGCGGCGCATATGCATTACCGAAAAGAAGAAACTGAGCAAGCCTTAAAATGTTTAGAAGGCGTAAAAGAAAAAAATAGTCCGTATGCACTGTTTTTAAAAGCAGCTATTTACATGAGCCAAAGCGAACACGAAAAAGCAGTTCCGTTTTTAAAACGTTCGATTGAACTGGATCACTATCAGCCAATGGCCTATAGCCACTTGGCGCGTTGTTATTTGGAAATCGGCAAAACGTATCAAGCGTTTAAATGGTCGAGTATCGCACTTGAACAAGAACCGACAGACGTTTTTGCGCGAATTACACATAGTTTAATTCAATACGAATCGGGCGCTTATGAACAAGCGTTAACACGCTTCCGCGAGCTTTCTCAAGAACATCCAGAAGACGGTTATTTTATTTATGAAATCGGTCGTTGTTTGTTAGCGCTTGGTCAGGAAAAAGAAGCGATTGCGTCGCTCGAGCAAGCGAAAGAAATTGACCTTAAAGAACCATTTGCGTATTTGCGTATTGCGGAAATCCATATGGAAGCAAAAGATTGGGCGCGAGCGGACAATATTATTCGCGAAGGAATCGATCATTGCGAAAAAACCGATGTGCTGCATTCGTATTTGGGGCATATCGCGATGGAACAAGAACAGTTTGCAGAGGCAGAAACCGAGTACCGAAAATCGCTTGAATTGGATCCAACCGATTTGTTTACTGTCACCAATATCGCGCATGCCTTGCTAAAACAAGAAAAACACGATGAACTAAACAAGTTGGTTATGCAATACAAAGAAACAGGAGACACGTTTTACTTTAACCGAACCGCTGCCATGCTTTGGCAAGAATCAGAAGATGACCTAGCGAAAACACTAGCCATTGACTTGTTAGAAGCGGGGATGGAGCGTGACACGCTAAATCTTCACGATATCGCTGAGCAATATGCAGAGTTTGGCGAGGCGCCACAATTTCGTAGCCGGATGTTCGACCGTTTCAAACGCTTCCGTGAAACGACTCTAGATTCGCAATTATTGTGTTACGAAGGTGGTTTGTACGAGTTAGAAGACCATCAGCGTTTTGCCAAAACGCTATACGAGAAAGCAGTAGAAATCGACGGGTTTTATTTGGCGCATTATTTGTTGGGCCGTCTTGCTGAACAAACCGAGAAATGGCATGAAGCACTGGCGCATTACACGAAATGTGTGAAAGCAGACTCGCGTTTTATGGCGGCTCATGAAGGGTTGATGCGTAGTTATTTGGCGTTGGAAGATCAGGACCGAGCATTTAAAGCCGCACTATTTGTACTAGAAAATGAACCATTATCGCTTGATTTGCAAGAATTGTTCGAGCTAGTCGATAACGACGCCAAACAACTCGCAATTGGCCGAGTGCTCGAAAAAGTGTCCGTACAAGTGCTTGAGGAATGGTTGTTATCCGCAAAAGCGCAACTTGCAGAGAAAAGAGGCAAAGTGGCTGAAGCTGAGAATTTATTGCTCCAAGCGCAAGCACTTAACGGAGCGTTGCCTTCACGCTATCAATACATGCAATTTTGTGTGCGCCAAGGAGACTTGAAACGCGCGCTTGTATTACTAGAAGAGCTAATTGAAGAGCATCCAGAAGAAGAAGGCTTTTACGCAGAGTATGTTCAAGTGTTAGCGAAAATGCGCAAAACCGGCGATATTCAAAGACGCTTGAAAAAACGACTCAAAGGCGAAGAGTTGGCGATGGCTGAAACGTATAGCGCCGATCAATTGGTGGTATTGTTGGATACAGAAGAAGAGGAATCAACGAATTTCTTTGGAAGGTTGCGCGACAAATCACGCCGCTTTTTACTCGTTTCAAACATTATTGATCTTTATACAGACGCTGCGAAAAAATCCAAAGACAGCGAAATTCCTGTCTTGCACCTTGCCGAATTTTACTTGGAGCGGGACGGTGCAGACGATGCTGTAGAAGAGTTGGAGCCGTTTGTGAAACGCACGGGCAATTTTGATGCGGCGAAACTATTACTTCAAGCAACATTCCAAGAAGCCAATAACAAGCAGTCACCAAAGTTGCTAACTAAAGCGATCAAACAAGCACAAGAACTGCATAAGCAAAAGCCAGTCGACATTGATCTTGTGTTATGGCAAGGGGATATGGCTGCAATTGAAGAAGATATCGCCAAAGCCGAGGCGTTTTACGAACAGGCAATCGCAATGAATCCGTATCGCAGCGACAGCTATGTCCGGTTGATGCATTTGCTTGCGGATCACCGGAAAGTGCAGCCAGAACAATTTGAAAGTCGCATACCTGAAGAGCTGCGTCTGAATGAATGGATTGGGTTAACATTGGCTATCATGTCCATCAATACTGGAGATAGTGCATCTGCAATGACGCGGTTGCGTGCATTGCAAGATGCAGTACCGGAATATTTACCGGCAAGTTACGAGCTGGCACGCGCAACTATGGTCGCAAATAAACCAATTCAAGCAAAAAAACTACTTACTGAACTCTTTGAAAAAGACGGCGGCGAATTGTTTATCGAAGCCGCTGTTGAAGAAGAATTGTTCGAAGAAATTCTTGACGACGTATTAACTGTAGGGGTATAA
- a CDS encoding class D sortase has product MKKKVGVLLLLIGLLFAAWNGYVWLSEMSSGQETIDENDIAQANEIDSVAVPIEALVQEEVNPLLVKKEIPSPRNYEEYERGEDIGWLLIPALDKKYPVYWGTDDDTLTQGVGYHVGNLTTPPDGKQHTVLAGHRDTVFRELGNLKEGDTMFIQFEEVQYEYKIKRTWITDAQDRSVIVAKDKAILTLTTCYPFNFLGAAPDRYIIEAPLVNITDMNS; this is encoded by the coding sequence GTGAAGAAAAAAGTAGGTGTGTTGCTTTTATTGATTGGCTTGCTTTTCGCCGCTTGGAACGGCTATGTATGGCTGTCTGAAATGTCTTCCGGCCAAGAAACTATCGATGAAAATGATATAGCACAAGCAAATGAAATCGACAGTGTTGCTGTTCCAATAGAAGCTCTTGTTCAAGAAGAAGTTAATCCTTTGTTGGTGAAAAAGGAAATTCCAAGCCCTCGGAATTACGAAGAATATGAACGAGGGGAAGATATAGGATGGTTGTTAATTCCTGCTCTGGATAAAAAGTACCCAGTTTATTGGGGAACAGACGATGACACATTAACACAAGGCGTCGGCTATCATGTCGGTAACTTGACCACGCCTCCAGATGGCAAGCAGCATACCGTTTTAGCGGGGCATAGAGACACGGTATTCCGCGAACTGGGCAATTTAAAAGAAGGCGATACGATGTTTATCCAATTTGAAGAAGTTCAATACGAATATAAAATAAAACGGACTTGGATCACAGATGCACAAGACCGATCAGTTATTGTTGCAAAAGATAAAGCTATCCTGACACTTACCACTTGTTATCCGTTTAACTTCCTCGGCGCAGCGCCTGACCGTTATATCATTGAAGCACCACTTGTGAATATTACCGATATGAACTCATAA